A section of the Devosia rhizoryzae genome encodes:
- a CDS encoding DUF4238 domain-containing protein yields MTKSGTHKAQHFIPRSYLSAWCDPMTPAHMEPYVWIFQQYGSAGRRRAPSNLFTESDIYTIRNLDGARDLRLEHALAAIENGLPKLIKEYVVGFLQIPQDRVEQLLAFVAAMHGRTPQSREIQRGLWREMLESAEAEGTKAWSAPSTGGQGGDEPRVPQGRGYTDLSALWAAIESPMRYLLPGAMQEALPALRDMKLTIFCTEEPRFITSDSPISWFDPTVSKEHFLTRKRQLTDPGIEVTLPLTPRHVVMLHRRGAAGFPQISYLKADESTVTALNRRTHFNADRWLVSWRDGFDPAWLPAARSPM; encoded by the coding sequence ATGACCAAGTCCGGAACACACAAGGCGCAACACTTCATCCCGCGAAGCTATCTATCCGCATGGTGTGATCCGATGACGCCGGCGCACATGGAACCATATGTCTGGATATTCCAGCAGTACGGCAGCGCCGGCAGGAGACGAGCGCCGTCCAACCTGTTCACGGAAAGCGACATCTACACCATCCGCAACTTGGACGGAGCGCGAGACCTTCGGCTGGAGCATGCGCTCGCAGCGATAGAAAACGGACTGCCGAAACTGATCAAGGAATACGTCGTCGGTTTTCTGCAGATCCCCCAGGATCGGGTGGAGCAACTACTAGCTTTCGTGGCGGCGATGCACGGTAGAACGCCGCAAAGTCGGGAAATACAGCGAGGACTCTGGCGCGAGATGCTGGAGTCGGCCGAGGCGGAGGGGACCAAAGCCTGGTCGGCTCCGAGTACGGGCGGGCAGGGCGGCGACGAGCCGCGCGTTCCCCAAGGGCGCGGTTACACTGACCTTAGTGCGCTTTGGGCGGCGATAGAGTCGCCGATGCGGTACCTTCTGCCCGGGGCTATGCAAGAGGCGCTTCCAGCCCTACGCGACATGAAACTGACTATCTTTTGCACCGAAGAACCTAGGTTCATCACTTCCGACAGCCCGATATCATGGTTCGACCCAACGGTGTCGAAAGAGCACTTTTTGACCCGCAAACGACAGCTGACAGATCCGGGCATCGAAGTCACCTTACCCCTCACGCCGAGGCACGTGGTAATGCTGCATCGTCGCGGGGCTGCCGGCTTTCCTCAAATCAGCTACTTGAAAGCGGACGAGTCCACCGTCACCGCGCTGAACAGGCGCACCCACTTCAACGCCGACAGGTGGCTGGTTTCCTGGCGAGACGGGTTCGATCCAGCCTGGTTGCCTGCTGCTCGATCGCCGATGTGA
- a CDS encoding helix-turn-helix domain-containing protein, with product MVNSKTIEHFKDRLKGFREEKFGWTQAELADRARLSVVTISKLEQGKNLPTFEVLVGLCEALSISPNELIGWKPQGSAPGASLMSERLAVLLKRLPQSHSQALVEFAEKLAKGS from the coding sequence ATGGTAAACTCCAAAACGATCGAGCATTTCAAGGACCGGCTAAAAGGCTTTCGCGAGGAAAAGTTCGGTTGGACCCAAGCTGAGCTTGCGGATCGGGCTAGGCTATCAGTTGTGACGATCAGCAAGCTGGAACAAGGTAAGAACCTTCCCACTTTCGAGGTGTTGGTGGGGCTGTGTGAAGCGCTTTCGATCTCGCCCAATGAGTTGATCGGTTGGAAGCCACAAGGATCTGCACCTGGGGCGTCATTGATGTCGGAGCGACTGGCCGTTCTCCTGAAGAGACTGCCGCAATCGCATTCACAAGCTCTGGTAGAATTTGCGGAGAAACTTGCAAAGGGCAGCTAA
- a CDS encoding glycoside hydrolase family 25 protein: MLGLTIASRLARSLPAFARGAILGLAVAALAACASGGGLYGAIPGDNRPHKAVDRARTMPIQGIDVARYQENIDFPAARAAGIHFVFMKATEGRDYVDPYFRSNWERARTSGMAHGAYHFMTWCSLASEQAAWFIQNVPQDPSALPPVLDLEWNNHSSCKTKPNRADALEKIRVMLDAMERHTGKLPIIYTDMNFHRDVLDGEYFPNAFWLRSTAAEPHERYNNRPWTFWQYTQTGVVRGIKGEVDRNVFYGNQEDWLRFLWTGCDPRAIAALQPTGRCLPAK; encoded by the coding sequence GTGCTCGGATTGACCATCGCTTCCCGGCTTGCCCGTTCCCTACCCGCCTTCGCCCGCGGCGCGATCCTTGGTTTGGCCGTTGCGGCTTTGGCGGCCTGCGCCAGCGGTGGCGGACTTTATGGCGCCATTCCCGGTGACAATCGTCCGCATAAGGCCGTCGACCGGGCGAGGACCATGCCGATCCAAGGCATCGACGTGGCGCGCTACCAGGAAAACATCGATTTTCCGGCGGCACGTGCGGCCGGCATCCACTTCGTCTTCATGAAGGCGACCGAAGGGCGGGACTATGTTGACCCATACTTCCGCAGCAATTGGGAGCGCGCCCGCACGTCGGGCATGGCCCATGGCGCTTATCACTTCATGACCTGGTGTTCGCTCGCCTCCGAGCAGGCCGCCTGGTTCATCCAGAACGTGCCGCAGGACCCGAGCGCGCTGCCGCCGGTGCTCGATCTCGAGTGGAACAATCATTCGAGCTGCAAGACCAAGCCGAACCGGGCCGATGCGCTCGAAAAGATCCGCGTCATGCTCGACGCCATGGAACGCCACACCGGCAAGCTGCCGATCATCTATACGGACATGAATTTCCACCGCGACGTGCTCGACGGCGAATATTTCCCCAATGCCTTCTGGCTGCGCTCAACCGCGGCCGAGCCGCATGAGCGCTACAACAACCGCCCCTGGACCTTCTGGCAGTATACGCAGACCGGCGTCGTCCGCGGCATCAAGGGCGAAGTCGATCGCAACGTCTTCTATGGCAACCAGGAAGATTGGCTGCGTTTCCTCTGGACCGGCTGCGATCCGCGCGCCATTGCAGCGCTGCAGCCCACGGGGCGCTGCCTGCCGGCGAAGTAG
- a CDS encoding SPFH domain-containing protein: protein MGNEFGLDGLSISLLVLGILFLLVLFAGAKTVPQGYNFTIERFGKYTRTLKPGLNLIVPFIDGIGKKINVMEQVLDVPHQEVITRDNASITANGVTFYQILDAAAAAYEVSDLQNAILNLTMTNIRTVMGSMDLDELLSNRDEINHRLLKVVDTAVSPWGVKITRIEIKDIDPPKDLVDSMGRQMKAEREKRAAILEAEGRRQSAILQAEGAKQAQVLEAEGRKEAAFRDAEARERSAEAEAKATTMVSEAIASGSVQAINYFVANNYIEALGKIATSPNQKVLMLPVEAASVIGSIGGIAEIARETFGGAEPTRPVRTASRPPSVGPAE, encoded by the coding sequence ATGGGTAATGAATTCGGGCTCGATGGACTCAGCATCTCGCTGCTGGTGCTGGGCATCCTTTTTCTTCTGGTGTTGTTTGCCGGCGCCAAGACCGTGCCGCAGGGCTATAATTTTACCATCGAGCGCTTTGGCAAATATACGCGGACTCTCAAGCCCGGCCTCAACCTCATCGTGCCGTTCATCGATGGGATCGGCAAAAAGATCAACGTCATGGAGCAGGTGCTCGACGTGCCCCACCAGGAGGTGATCACCCGCGACAACGCCTCGATCACGGCCAATGGGGTGACTTTCTACCAGATCCTCGATGCGGCTGCGGCGGCCTATGAGGTTTCGGACCTGCAGAACGCCATCCTCAACCTCACCATGACCAATATCCGCACGGTGATGGGTTCGATGGACCTCGACGAGCTCCTCTCCAACCGCGACGAGATCAACCATCGCCTGCTCAAAGTGGTGGACACCGCCGTGTCGCCATGGGGCGTCAAGATCACGCGCATCGAGATCAAGGACATCGATCCGCCAAAGGATCTGGTGGACTCCATGGGAAGGCAGATGAAGGCCGAGCGTGAGAAGCGCGCGGCGATCCTAGAAGCCGAGGGTCGCCGCCAGTCGGCAATTCTCCAGGCCGAGGGTGCCAAGCAGGCGCAAGTGCTGGAAGCGGAAGGCCGCAAGGAAGCTGCCTTCCGCGACGCCGAAGCGCGCGAACGCTCCGCAGAGGCGGAAGCCAAGGCCACCACGATGGTGAGCGAAGCCATCGCCTCGGGAAGCGTGCAGGCGATCAACTATTTCGTCGCCAACAACTATATTGAGGCCCTGGGCAAGATCGCGACCTCGCCGAACCAGAAGGTGCTGATGCTACCGGTCGAGGCCGCCAGCGTCATTGGCTCGATCGGCGGCATTGCCGAGATCGCCCGCGAGACCTTTGGCGGCGCTGAGCCCACGCGCCCGGTCCGGACCGCAAGCCGTCCGCCCAGCGTTGGCCCGGCCGAGTGA
- a CDS encoding NfeD family protein yields the protein MEVIGFLAEYGPWSWIVAGLILLALELVVPGGYLLWTGIAGILTGFITLVQQPPWPLQWLIFGVLSLVSILTWVRFTRNRREESDRPLLNERTQQFVGQEAVLDQPITNGFGRVALGDTVWRVSGPDLPAGQRVRIVGADGNVLRVEPR from the coding sequence ATGGAAGTGATCGGGTTTCTTGCCGAATACGGCCCCTGGAGCTGGATCGTTGCGGGGCTGATCCTTCTGGCGCTGGAACTGGTGGTGCCCGGCGGGTACCTACTGTGGACCGGCATCGCTGGCATCCTCACCGGGTTCATCACGCTGGTGCAGCAGCCACCCTGGCCGTTGCAGTGGCTGATCTTCGGCGTTTTGTCGTTGGTCTCGATCCTCACCTGGGTTCGCTTCACTCGCAACAGACGGGAGGAAAGCGACCGGCCGCTGCTGAATGAGCGGACGCAGCAATTCGTCGGGCAGGAGGCCGTTCTCGACCAGCCGATCACCAATGGCTTTGGCCGCGTGGCACTGGGCGACACGGTTTGGCGCGTGTCGGGTCCGGACCTGCCGGCGGGGCAGCGCGTTCGCATCGTTGGAGCCGACGGAAATGTGTTGCGGGTGGAGCCGCGCTGA
- a CDS encoding outer membrane beta-barrel protein, translating into MTRRHLTLLTLAAATALTGTALADPPKPISEERLRPGLYPAAPVPEEFAVAPPEPGHPPFDLDWSVGLKGTYTSANTGNSFVSTLNPRFTATHDGLRANVVIDGAAEIAKPWQPQGEIDVPALRLGITATAPIDSTTTAFANASLALNQQLPTTPGLDPLIIQPPEVFTGTAGVGVDRAFGKFTLAARGTAERNTYGPTTRRDTGVTDNTASNVWELDSSLRLGFQATPIIEVFAEASTGRDYFDQPSALGVRSDATDMALRGGVAGEWNSVLSASASAGYGYHNFDDASLVDVATQLYDASITYRPDPTISLTARYSTSIEPVGADARGTARISQTAVADVSYIANSWLRLRASADWGRSVLTGSTETEQRYGAGAGADYKINSHTAVSADYNYLNRDNSVTGVVNSHTVSLGVTLKR; encoded by the coding sequence GTGACACGGCGACATCTGACATTGCTGACGCTCGCCGCGGCCACCGCGCTGACCGGCACGGCCTTGGCCGATCCGCCCAAGCCGATATCGGAAGAGCGCTTGCGTCCAGGCCTTTATCCGGCAGCCCCGGTTCCGGAAGAATTTGCGGTTGCGCCGCCCGAACCTGGCCATCCGCCCTTCGATCTCGACTGGTCGGTGGGGCTCAAGGGCACTTATACCAGCGCCAATACCGGCAACAGTTTCGTTTCGACCCTCAATCCGCGCTTCACGGCGACCCATGATGGGTTGCGCGCCAATGTAGTGATCGACGGCGCCGCTGAGATCGCCAAACCGTGGCAGCCGCAGGGCGAGATCGACGTGCCGGCGCTGCGGCTGGGCATCACGGCCACGGCGCCGATCGACAGCACGACAACGGCGTTTGCCAATGCCTCTCTGGCCCTCAACCAGCAGTTGCCCACCACGCCGGGCCTCGACCCGCTGATCATCCAGCCGCCGGAAGTGTTTACCGGCACTGCAGGTGTTGGCGTCGATCGCGCTTTCGGCAAGTTTACTCTGGCGGCGCGCGGCACGGCCGAGCGCAATACTTATGGGCCGACGACACGCCGCGACACCGGTGTTACCGACAACACGGCGTCCAATGTGTGGGAACTGGATTCGAGCCTGCGCCTCGGCTTTCAGGCGACGCCGATCATCGAGGTTTTTGCGGAAGCAAGTACAGGTCGGGACTACTTCGACCAGCCATCAGCCCTTGGCGTGCGCAGCGATGCGACAGACATGGCGCTGCGTGGCGGCGTTGCGGGCGAGTGGAACAGCGTGCTCTCCGCCAGCGCTTCGGCCGGGTACGGCTACCATAATTTCGACGATGCGAGCCTGGTCGACGTGGCGACGCAGCTTTATGACGCCAGCATTACCTATCGGCCCGATCCGACGATCAGCCTGACGGCGCGCTACAGTACCAGCATCGAGCCGGTGGGCGCCGATGCGCGCGGCACGGCCCGCATTTCCCAGACGGCGGTGGCCGACGTCTCGTACATTGCCAATTCTTGGCTTCGCCTTCGCGCTTCGGCCGATTGGGGACGTTCGGTGCTGACCGGCAGCACCGAGACCGAACAGCGCTACGGAGCCGGCGCGGGCGCCGACTACAAGATCAATTCGCATACTGCCGTCTCGGCCGATTACAACTATCTCAACCGCGACAACTCCGTCACCGGGGTTGTCAACAGCCACACGGTTAGCCTCGGCGTGACGCTCAAGCGCTAG
- the galU gene encoding UTP--glucose-1-phosphate uridylyltransferase GalU, translated as MSKRVRTAVFPVAGLGTRFLPATKAMPKEMLTVVDRPLIQYAVDEAREAGIEHFVFVTGRNKGVIEDHFDRQFELEATLEARGKHPALDELRKDLPSAGRTSFTRQQEPLGLGHAVWCARDIVGDQPFALLLPDMVFRAKPGVLRQMMDAYEETGGNVIGVEECAWEDVSSYGVVVRGEGPDTGFRIDGMVEKPKREDAPSNLFISGRYILQPEIFSLLAEQTKGAGGEIQITDAMQNLMNQQKFTGVKYEGKVFDCGAKLGFLTANVVFALDREDIRPGFLKELRALDLSDQL; from the coding sequence TTGTCCAAGCGCGTTCGTACCGCCGTATTCCCCGTTGCAGGCCTCGGCACCCGCTTTCTTCCAGCGACCAAGGCCATGCCCAAGGAAATGTTGACCGTGGTCGACCGCCCCTTGATCCAATATGCGGTAGACGAGGCACGCGAAGCCGGCATCGAGCATTTCGTTTTCGTCACCGGCCGCAACAAGGGCGTCATCGAGGATCACTTCGATCGCCAGTTCGAGCTCGAAGCAACGCTTGAAGCCCGCGGCAAGCACCCCGCGCTCGACGAGCTGCGCAAGGACCTCCCTTCGGCCGGCCGCACGAGCTTTACCCGCCAGCAGGAACCCCTGGGTCTTGGCCACGCCGTTTGGTGCGCCCGCGACATCGTAGGCGACCAGCCTTTCGCCCTCCTGCTGCCTGACATGGTCTTCCGCGCCAAGCCCGGCGTTTTGCGGCAGATGATGGATGCCTATGAAGAAACCGGCGGCAATGTCATCGGCGTCGAAGAATGCGCCTGGGAGGACGTCTCCTCCTATGGCGTCGTCGTCCGCGGCGAGGGCCCGGATACCGGATTCCGCATCGACGGCATGGTGGAAAAGCCCAAGCGCGAGGACGCTCCCTCCAACCTCTTCATCTCCGGCCGCTATATCCTCCAGCCCGAAATCTTCTCGCTCCTTGCCGAGCAGACAAAGGGCGCGGGTGGCGAAATCCAGATCACCGACGCCATGCAGAACCTGATGAACCAGCAAAAGTTCACCGGCGTCAAATACGAGGGCAAGGTCTTCGATTGCGGCGCCAAGCTCGGCTTTCTTACGGCCAACGTCGTCTTCGCGCTCGACCGGGAAGATATCCGCCCCGGCTTCCTCAAGGAACTGCGCGCCCTCGATCTCAGCGACCAGCTCTAG
- the galE gene encoding UDP-glucose 4-epimerase GalE translates to MTVLVTGGAGYIGSHMVLNLADSGEKVVVLDNLVTGFDWAIDGRAIFEPGNAGDMDLVLRLIEKHGITEIVHFAGSIVVPESVSNPLKYYSNNTATSRNLIEAAVKGGVKHFIFSSTAAVYGMTGLAPVVEDTPLNPMSPYGRSKLMTEWMLADVAAAHPITYGVLRYFNVAGGDPQKRSGQSTPAATHLIKVACQVALGQREKMDIFGTDYETPDGTCIRDYIHVTDLIAAHALLLKHLRYRGASTTMNAAYNQGYSVRQVVDTVRSVSGINLRADEGPRRPGDPASVTATGGKLRELGWTPEHDDLNEIVRHAYDWERHLMTRNR, encoded by the coding sequence ATGACCGTTCTTGTGACCGGCGGAGCCGGCTATATCGGCAGCCACATGGTCCTCAACCTTGCCGACAGCGGTGAGAAGGTCGTGGTTCTCGACAATCTCGTCACTGGCTTCGACTGGGCGATCGATGGAAGGGCCATCTTCGAGCCGGGCAATGCCGGAGACATGGATCTGGTTCTTCGCCTGATCGAAAAACACGGCATTACCGAAATCGTTCACTTTGCCGGTTCGATCGTAGTGCCTGAATCGGTCAGCAATCCGCTAAAATACTACTCAAACAACACCGCGACTTCCCGCAACCTGATCGAGGCGGCGGTGAAGGGCGGGGTCAAGCATTTCATCTTTTCCTCGACCGCTGCCGTCTATGGCATGACGGGCCTCGCGCCGGTCGTGGAAGATACACCGCTCAATCCGATGTCGCCCTATGGCCGGTCGAAACTGATGACCGAATGGATGCTGGCCGATGTCGCGGCGGCGCATCCGATTACCTATGGGGTCCTGCGCTATTTCAACGTTGCTGGCGGCGATCCGCAAAAGCGCAGCGGGCAATCTACTCCAGCGGCGACGCATCTGATCAAGGTGGCGTGCCAGGTGGCGCTCGGGCAGCGCGAGAAGATGGACATTTTCGGCACCGACTATGAGACGCCAGACGGCACCTGCATCCGCGACTATATCCACGTGACCGACCTCATCGCCGCCCATGCGCTGCTGCTCAAGCACCTGCGCTATCGCGGGGCATCGACGACGATGAACGCGGCCTATAACCAGGGATATTCGGTGCGGCAGGTGGTGGATACCGTCCGCTCGGTTTCCGGCATCAACCTCCGTGCGGACGAGGGCCCGCGCCGTCCGGGCGATCCGGCTTCGGTGACCGCCACGGGCGGGAAGCTGCGGGAGCTGGGCTGGACGCCCGAGCATGACGATCTCAACGAAATCGTGCGCCACGCCTATGACTGGGAACGCCACCTGATGACGCGGAACCGCTGA
- a CDS encoding lytic murein transglycosylase, whose protein sequence is MRRAGLLWLVLATPALAQPSGSFADFVAEFRGEALANGVSAQLYDSIMPALTPDPNVPNLVDTQPEFTTPVWDYIDARVSASRVERGRAALSRNRELFAAVGQRYGVDPYLLGAIWGMETDYGGVLGNTSLIRPIVRSLATVAWQRRSRFVEDKADLVAALQLTERNGGSSPIGSWAGAIGHLQVNPSNVVKHGTDGDGDGRVDLHNSLADALATSAVFIRSLGYQPGQDWGFEVSVPEGFDYLLATRDQLRPISFFAERGIARVSGRPFAETGTPVFLYVPAGKTGPKFLMTANYLVLKGYNFSDSYAMAVAHLTDRLKGGGSFATPWPRNTTFPDLAQRKAIQQALGALGLYSGAVDGRLGPVTQAAYARFQAARGEVADGFVTRTAYEALAAATR, encoded by the coding sequence ATGCGGCGCGCAGGCCTTCTCTGGCTCGTGCTGGCAACGCCCGCCTTGGCGCAGCCAAGCGGCAGCTTTGCCGATTTCGTCGCCGAGTTCCGGGGCGAAGCCTTGGCAAACGGGGTCAGCGCGCAGCTTTACGACAGCATCATGCCGGCGCTGACGCCCGACCCCAATGTGCCCAACCTGGTCGATACCCAGCCCGAGTTCACGACGCCGGTCTGGGACTATATCGACGCGCGGGTTTCCGCTTCGCGCGTCGAGCGGGGCAGGGCAGCTCTCAGCCGCAATAGAGAACTTTTTGCCGCGGTGGGCCAGCGCTACGGCGTAGACCCCTACCTGCTCGGCGCCATTTGGGGCATGGAGACCGATTATGGTGGGGTGCTGGGCAATACGAGCCTGATCCGCCCAATCGTGCGCTCGCTGGCGACCGTCGCCTGGCAACGCCGCAGCCGCTTCGTCGAAGACAAGGCAGATCTTGTTGCTGCGCTCCAGCTTACCGAACGCAACGGTGGCAGCTCGCCGATTGGCTCCTGGGCGGGGGCCATCGGGCACCTGCAGGTTAATCCCAGCAATGTGGTCAAGCACGGAACGGATGGCGATGGCGACGGGCGCGTCGACCTCCACAACTCGCTTGCCGATGCGCTGGCAACCAGCGCCGTGTTCATCCGCAGCCTTGGCTATCAGCCCGGCCAGGATTGGGGCTTTGAAGTTTCGGTTCCGGAAGGCTTCGACTATCTGCTTGCGACGCGCGACCAGCTTCGCCCCATCAGCTTCTTTGCCGAACGCGGCATCGCCCGGGTCTCGGGCAGGCCTTTTGCCGAAACCGGAACGCCGGTTTTCCTTTATGTGCCGGCCGGCAAGACGGGCCCCAAATTCCTGATGACCGCCAATTACCTGGTGCTCAAGGGCTATAATTTTTCCGACAGCTACGCCATGGCTGTGGCGCATCTGACCGACCGGCTGAAAGGCGGCGGCAGCTTTGCGACGCCCTGGCCGCGAAATACCACCTTTCCGGATCTGGCGCAGCGCAAGGCCATTCAGCAGGCGCTTGGTGCCCTCGGCCTTTATAGCGGCGCGGTGGACGGCCGCCTTGGTCCGGTCACGCAGGCAGCCTATGCCCGTTTTCAGGCTGCGCGCGGCGAAGTCGCCGACGGCTTTGTAACCCGGACGGCCTATGAGGCGTTAGCAGCAGCGACGCGGTAA